The Peribacillus sp. FSL P2-0133 genome has a segment encoding these proteins:
- a CDS encoding YybS family protein: protein MNSGRRIAEGGALLALYCILLFITIQIPLLGIFTTFFLPIPFILVTIKQKLSWSLGYLFVASLLSILIGTILSVPLTLLMGATGIAIGYFLKKDKPMAPMFISAVLVFLGGILLIYAASVLITDVNYIEESMNMAEGSLENTIGIMDSFGQAPTEQVKKRLYESLDMMNTLMPSLFVLMSVIMVLLIFFAAHPIVKRFSDKALKWPHFRDLRLPKSLLWYYLITMLLALFVNTDKNSFVYMAITNLFFILQFFILLQGYSLIFYIAHVKSWAKAIPVLIVVFSLLLPIPIITTAVRFLGIIDLGFPFRETIKKKE from the coding sequence ATGAATAGCGGGAGACGGATTGCTGAGGGCGGAGCCCTTCTGGCACTATATTGCATTTTATTGTTCATCACCATTCAAATCCCACTATTGGGTATTTTCACTACATTCTTTTTACCCATTCCATTCATACTTGTCACAATCAAACAAAAGTTATCGTGGAGCCTTGGTTACTTATTTGTAGCCTCGTTATTGTCGATCCTCATTGGGACGATATTGTCTGTTCCGCTGACCTTGCTCATGGGGGCAACGGGAATCGCAATCGGCTATTTTTTGAAAAAGGACAAACCGATGGCACCTATGTTCATAAGCGCAGTCCTTGTCTTCCTGGGAGGCATTTTATTAATATATGCAGCTTCAGTATTGATAACGGATGTTAATTACATAGAAGAATCGATGAACATGGCTGAGGGGTCCCTCGAAAATACTATCGGCATAATGGATTCTTTTGGACAGGCACCGACGGAACAAGTCAAAAAGCGGTTGTATGAATCACTCGATATGATGAACACGCTGATGCCAAGTTTGTTCGTCTTGATGTCAGTCATCATGGTTTTATTGATTTTCTTTGCGGCGCATCCCATTGTGAAGAGATTCAGTGATAAGGCGTTAAAATGGCCCCATTTTCGAGATCTGCGACTCCCGAAAAGTCTTTTATGGTATTATTTAATTACGATGCTTCTTGCTCTTTTTGTGAATACGGACAAGAACAGTTTTGTATATATGGCCATAACGAACCTATTTTTCATACTGCAGTTCTTTATTTTATTACAAGGATATTCCCTGATATTCTATATCGCTCATGTTAAGTCTTGGGCTAAGGCCATACCTGTTTTAATCGTGGTTTTTTCTTTGCTGCTGCCGATTCCGATTATTACGACGGCCGTGCGATTTTTAGGTATAATAGATTTAGGCTTTCCTTTTAGGGAGACAATCAAGAAAAAGGAATAG
- the rpsR gene encoding 30S ribosomal protein S18, protein MAMGGRKGRGKRKKVCYFTSNGITKIDYKDVDLLKKFVSERGKILPRRVTGTSAKYQRKLTIAIKRSRTMALLPYVSGE, encoded by the coding sequence ATGGCAATGGGTGGACGTAAAGGACGCGGTAAGCGTAAAAAGGTTTGTTATTTCACATCTAACGGAATCACTAAAATTGATTACAAAGATGTAGATCTTCTTAAAAAATTCGTCTCAGAACGCGGTAAAATTTTACCACGTCGTGTAACTGGTACAAGCGCTAAATATCAACGTAAATTAACGATTGCTATTAAACGCTCACGTACTATGGCATTACTACCATATGTATCTGGTGAATAA
- the yyaC gene encoding spore protease YyaC, protein MNLNSSLFNNNKNRLSRILHEDTDASKQISQELINLLPTGKLQPIVIVCIGTDRSTGDSLGPLVGTLLSEKAENGSSSFHVYGTLDDPIHAMNLQEKLNEIKKMHANSFIVGIDACLGKMKSVGIVQIGQGPVKPGAGVNKDLPSVGNAHITGIVNVSGFMEFMVLQNTRLNLVLKMAKTIAEGIYEAQNHYPIKPSITPFTWSFKQEKTL, encoded by the coding sequence ATGAATCTGAATTCTAGTCTATTTAATAATAATAAAAATAGATTGAGTCGCATCCTGCATGAAGATACGGATGCATCCAAGCAAATTTCCCAGGAATTAATCAACCTCCTACCAACCGGAAAGCTCCAACCAATCGTCATCGTCTGCATAGGCACGGACCGTTCCACAGGCGATTCACTCGGACCACTTGTCGGCACTCTGCTTAGTGAAAAAGCTGAAAACGGTTCTTCTTCATTCCATGTTTATGGTACTCTGGATGACCCTATACATGCGATGAATTTACAGGAAAAATTAAATGAAATCAAAAAGATGCATGCCAATTCCTTTATCGTCGGAATCGATGCTTGCTTAGGGAAAATGAAAAGCGTCGGCATCGTTCAAATCGGCCAGGGACCAGTGAAGCCAGGAGCTGGGGTCAATAAAGATCTTCCTTCCGTCGGAAATGCCCATATTACAGGAATCGTGAATGTAAGTGGATTCATGGAGTTCATGGTCTTGCAGAACACGCGTCTTAATCTTGTGCTAAAAATGGCCAAAACCATTGCCGAGGGGATTTATGAAGCACAAAATCATTATCCAATAAAACCTTCCATCACTCCTTTCACATGGTCATTCAAGCAAGAAAAAACCCTATGA
- a CDS encoding ParB/RepB/Spo0J family partition protein has translation MAKGLGKGLNALFNSGEISKDEIVREIKLRELRPNPYQPRKSFRLEAIEELKQSIMEHGILQPIIARESIKGYEIVAGERRYRAAKEAGLKTVPVVVRKLSEQQMMELAILENLQREDLNPIEEAVAYQTLLEKMEFTQEQLANRLGKSRPHIANHVRLLSLPEGIRRYISDGEISMGHGRALLGLKKKEMLKPVADKILKEGMNVRQLEQYIHQLNDTVSRETKHKKQEKKDIFIKQRETSLRERLGTSVTIKQSKKKGKIEIEFFSKEDLERILNLIDQENLSS, from the coding sequence ATGGCTAAAGGACTTGGCAAAGGACTTAACGCACTTTTCAACAGTGGGGAGATCAGTAAAGATGAAATCGTGCGAGAAATCAAATTAAGGGAATTAAGGCCAAATCCTTATCAGCCCCGAAAGAGCTTTCGGCTTGAAGCTATAGAGGAATTAAAGCAATCCATCATGGAACATGGGATATTACAGCCGATTATTGCCCGGGAAAGCATTAAGGGATATGAAATCGTGGCTGGGGAAAGGCGTTATCGTGCTGCCAAGGAAGCTGGTTTAAAGACAGTTCCGGTCGTTGTGAGGAAATTGAGCGAACAGCAGATGATGGAACTGGCGATTTTGGAAAACCTGCAACGGGAAGATTTGAATCCGATCGAGGAGGCTGTCGCTTATCAAACGCTTCTTGAAAAAATGGAATTCACCCAGGAGCAGTTGGCCAACCGGCTGGGTAAAAGCCGTCCCCATATAGCAAACCATGTTAGATTGCTATCTTTGCCTGAAGGGATTAGGAGATATATCTCCGACGGGGAAATTTCCATGGGGCATGGCCGGGCATTGCTAGGTTTAAAGAAAAAAGAGATGCTTAAGCCAGTAGCGGATAAAATCCTCAAAGAAGGAATGAATGTCAGACAGCTAGAGCAATATATACATCAATTGAATGATACCGTTTCACGTGAAACTAAACATAAGAAACAAGAAAAAAAAGATATCTTCATAAAGCAACGGGAGACAAGTCTGCGTGAAAGACTAGGAACGAGCGTAACGATAAAACAAAGCAAGAAAAAAGGAAAAATAGAAATAGAATTCTTTTCAAAAGAAGATTTAGAGAGAATTTTGAACTTGATCGATCAAGAGAACCTATCCTCTTAG
- the noc gene encoding nucleoid occlusion protein, whose translation MKHPFSRFFGFGEKEEEQLEIETPSNNNEEIRKISISDIVPNRFQPRTVFNDDKIAELAQTIHTHGIIQPIVVRAYGQGKYEIIAGERRFRAMQKLGWELAPAIIKDFTDTETASVALIENLQREELTPIEEALAYGKLLELHSLTQEALAQRLGIGQSTVANKLRLLKLPQEVQDALLQKQITERHARSLIPLKSPEKQLKLLLEIIEKGLNVKQTEEQVVKLLKGTVQKPKPKRKAFSKDMRIAVNTIRQSLNMVTDNGINLDAEEEEFEEYYQFTIKIPKKKT comes from the coding sequence ATGAAGCATCCTTTTTCGCGGTTCTTTGGGTTTGGCGAAAAGGAAGAAGAGCAACTAGAGATAGAGACACCTAGCAATAATAATGAAGAAATAAGAAAAATTTCCATTTCTGATATTGTGCCTAATCGATTTCAACCAAGGACCGTTTTTAATGACGATAAAATTGCCGAATTGGCTCAAACGATCCATACACATGGGATCATTCAACCAATTGTAGTAAGGGCTTATGGTCAGGGAAAGTATGAAATCATTGCAGGTGAGCGTCGTTTTCGAGCCATGCAAAAGCTTGGCTGGGAATTGGCACCCGCTATAATCAAAGATTTCACCGATACAGAAACGGCTTCCGTTGCGCTGATAGAAAACCTTCAGCGTGAAGAACTGACACCGATTGAAGAAGCTTTGGCTTATGGAAAACTATTGGAGCTGCATAGTTTAACACAAGAAGCTTTGGCACAAAGACTGGGAATAGGACAATCTACCGTGGCGAATAAGCTTCGGCTGCTTAAGCTGCCCCAGGAGGTTCAGGATGCACTTCTTCAAAAGCAAATTACGGAACGCCATGCCCGCTCGTTGATACCGTTGAAGAGTCCTGAAAAGCAGCTTAAACTGCTTTTGGAAATCATCGAAAAAGGGTTAAACGTCAAACAGACCGAAGAGCAGGTCGTCAAGCTCTTGAAGGGTACTGTGCAGAAGCCGAAACCTAAGCGAAAAGCGTTTAGTAAAGACATGAGGATTGCCGTGAATACCATACGCCAATCACTCAATATGGTTACAGACAATGGAATAAATTTGGATGCAGAGGAAGAAGAATTCGAGGAGTATTATCAGTTCACGATTAAAATACCCAAGAAAAAAACTTGA
- the ssb gene encoding single-stranded DNA-binding protein — MMNRVVLVGRLTKDPELRYTPNGVPVATFTLAVNRGFTNQQGEREADFINCVVWRKPAENVANFLKKGSLAGVDGRVQTRNYEGQDGKRVYVTEILAESVQFLEPRSSSAGERNEGGSYGGGQRSYGNNNGNDNNSYGQNPNQNQRSNNNYTRVDDDPFANDGKTIDISDDDLPF, encoded by the coding sequence ATGATGAATCGCGTAGTTTTGGTAGGACGCTTAACTAAAGATCCTGAATTACGATATACACCTAATGGAGTTCCCGTAGCTACCTTTACTTTAGCTGTGAACCGTGGTTTTACGAATCAGCAGGGTGAACGTGAAGCGGATTTCATTAACTGTGTAGTTTGGCGTAAACCGGCAGAAAATGTAGCTAACTTCTTGAAAAAGGGCAGTTTAGCTGGCGTGGATGGACGTGTCCAAACACGTAATTATGAAGGACAAGACGGCAAACGCGTATATGTGACGGAGATTCTGGCTGAGAGTGTTCAATTCCTTGAACCACGAAGCAGTTCAGCGGGTGAAAGAAATGAAGGCGGTTCTTACGGTGGAGGTCAAAGAAGTTATGGCAATAATAACGGAAATGACAACAATTCGTATGGACAAAATCCTAATCAGAATCAACGGAGCAATAACAACTACACTCGTGTAGATGATGATCCGTTTGCAAATGACGGTAAGACAATCGACATTTCAGATGACGATCTTCCGTTTTAA
- a CDS encoding AAA family ATPase, with product MGKILAIANQKGGVGKTTTSVSLSACLAYIGQKVLMVDIDPQGNATSGAGIDKADVEQCIYDVLVDDVEASTVIMETKVENLYAIPATIQLAGAEIELVPTISREVRLKRALEEVQGQYDYIVIDCPPSLGLLTLNALTAADAVLIPVQCEYYALEGLSQLLNTVRLVQKHLNHDLKIEGVLLTMLDARTNLGLQVIEEVKKYFQDKVYQTIIPRNVRLSEAPSHGEPIIIYDPKSRGAEVYLELAKEVVSNG from the coding sequence GTGGGTAAGATTCTAGCCATTGCCAATCAAAAGGGCGGTGTTGGAAAAACGACAACTTCTGTCAGTCTAAGTGCTTGTCTTGCATACATAGGACAGAAAGTCTTAATGGTCGATATTGACCCGCAGGGAAATGCGACAAGCGGTGCAGGCATTGACAAAGCCGATGTGGAACAATGTATTTATGATGTATTGGTTGATGATGTCGAAGCCAGTACCGTCATCATGGAAACAAAGGTAGAAAACCTATATGCCATACCTGCGACAATTCAACTAGCAGGTGCAGAAATTGAACTTGTTCCAACCATCTCAAGGGAAGTCCGATTAAAAAGGGCGTTAGAAGAGGTGCAGGGCCAATATGATTACATTGTGATTGACTGCCCTCCATCATTGGGTTTGCTTACGCTTAATGCCTTAACGGCCGCCGATGCAGTTTTGATTCCGGTACAATGTGAATATTATGCATTGGAGGGTTTGAGTCAACTATTGAATACAGTCCGCCTCGTCCAAAAGCATTTGAACCATGATTTGAAAATCGAGGGTGTGCTATTGACGATGTTGGATGCAAGAACGAATCTAGGTCTCCAGGTCATAGAAGAAGTCAAAAAATACTTTCAGGATAAAGTCTATCAAACCATCATTCCCCGCAATGTCCGTTTGAGTGAAGCACCGAGCCATGGAGAACCGATAATTATATATGATCCAAAGTCTCGAGGGGCGGAGGTCTATCTAGAACTGGCAAAGGAAGTGGTATCAAATGGCTAA
- a CDS encoding DUF951 domain-containing protein, whose amino-acid sequence MEEKEFALKDIVEMKKPHPCGVNKWRIIRLGMDIRIKCEGCGHSVMLPRREFAKKMKKVLQKHEE is encoded by the coding sequence ATGGAGGAAAAGGAATTTGCACTTAAGGATATTGTGGAAATGAAGAAACCGCATCCCTGTGGAGTGAATAAGTGGAGAATTATACGGCTCGGTATGGATATCCGGATAAAATGTGAAGGGTGCGGCCATAGCGTGATGCTGCCTCGACGTGAATTCGCGAAGAAAATGAAAAAAGTTCTGCAAAAGCATGAGGAGTAA
- the ychF gene encoding redox-regulated ATPase YchF: MALTAGIVGLPNVGKSTLFNAITQAGAESANYPFCTIDPNVGIVEVPDHRLQKLTELVKPKKTVPTAFEFTDIAGIVKGASKGEGLGNKFLSHIRQVDAICQVVRCFADDNITHVSGKVNPIDDIEVINLELILADLESVVKRIDRVGKMAKQKDKAAVAEHEILVALKEALEDEKPARTVEFTEEQQKIVKGMHLLTAKPTLYVANVSEDEVANADDNEYVQQVREYAAKENAEVIVICAKIEEEIAELEGEEKEMFLSELGIEESGLDQLIRASYNLLGLATYFTAGVQEVRAWTFRKGMKAPQCAGVIHTDFERGFIRAETVSYTDLLEAGSHGAAKEAGKVRLEGKEYIVNDGDVIHFRFNV, translated from the coding sequence ATGGCTTTAACAGCTGGTATAGTCGGTTTGCCTAACGTAGGTAAATCCACTTTATTTAATGCAATTACTCAGGCAGGTGCGGAATCTGCCAACTATCCTTTCTGCACGATCGACCCAAATGTCGGGATCGTGGAAGTGCCAGATCACCGTCTGCAAAAATTGACTGAATTGGTAAAACCGAAAAAGACGGTTCCGACAGCATTTGAATTCACGGATATCGCCGGGATTGTAAAAGGAGCAAGTAAAGGAGAAGGATTAGGTAATAAATTCCTTTCCCACATCCGTCAAGTGGATGCAATTTGTCAAGTCGTCCGTTGTTTTGCAGACGATAACATTACCCATGTCTCCGGAAAAGTAAATCCAATCGATGATATCGAAGTCATCAACCTTGAATTGATCCTTGCCGATTTGGAATCTGTTGTCAAACGCATCGACCGTGTCGGAAAAATGGCCAAGCAAAAAGATAAAGCCGCTGTGGCAGAACATGAAATCCTAGTAGCTTTAAAAGAAGCATTGGAAGATGAAAAGCCTGCACGTACCGTCGAGTTTACTGAAGAGCAGCAAAAAATCGTGAAGGGCATGCATTTACTTACAGCGAAGCCGACGCTTTACGTGGCGAACGTGAGCGAAGATGAAGTGGCGAATGCTGACGATAATGAATATGTACAGCAAGTTCGTGAATATGCTGCTAAGGAAAATGCCGAGGTGATCGTGATTTGTGCCAAAATCGAAGAGGAAATTGCAGAGCTTGAAGGTGAAGAAAAGGAAATGTTCCTATCTGAACTTGGCATCGAGGAGTCAGGTCTTGATCAGTTGATCCGTGCTTCTTATAATCTGCTTGGATTGGCAACATACTTTACAGCTGGTGTACAGGAAGTGCGTGCTTGGACATTCCGCAAAGGGATGAAAGCCCCTCAATGTGCCGGCGTCATTCACACGGACTTCGAACGTGGTTTCATCCGTGCCGAAACGGTTTCTTATACCGATTTACTTGAAGCGGGCAGTCATGGTGCTGCAAAAGAAGCAGGTAAAGTTCGTTTGGAAGGAAAAGAATACATCGTTAACGATGGCGATGTTATCCATTTCCGTTTTAACGTTTAA
- the rsmG gene encoding 16S rRNA (guanine(527)-N(7))-methyltransferase RsmG, with amino-acid sequence MNIEQFQQALLEKGIELSPQQLDQFDTYYRLLVEWNEKMNLTAITDKEEVYLKHFYDSISAAFYFDFNKSYRICDVGAGAGFPSIPLKICFPDIHVSIVDSLNKRISFLNHLADSLQLKGVSFYHDRAETFAQKQEHRESYDIVMARAVARMSVLSELCLPLVKLDGTFIAMKAASAQDEMDTGKKAIFTLGGKIEEIHPFTLPEENSERNIITVKKVKKTPKKYPRKPGTPNKQPIE; translated from the coding sequence ATGAATATTGAACAGTTCCAACAAGCACTGCTGGAGAAAGGGATCGAGCTTTCTCCTCAACAGCTTGATCAGTTTGACACTTATTATCGATTATTGGTGGAATGGAACGAAAAGATGAACTTAACAGCCATCACTGATAAAGAAGAAGTTTATCTTAAGCATTTTTATGATTCAATCAGTGCAGCCTTCTATTTTGACTTTAACAAATCATATCGAATTTGCGATGTTGGGGCTGGAGCTGGATTTCCGAGTATTCCATTGAAGATTTGTTTCCCTGATATCCACGTCTCGATTGTGGATTCCTTGAATAAGCGAATTTCTTTTTTGAATCACCTTGCGGATTCCTTGCAATTAAAGGGAGTTTCCTTCTATCATGACCGGGCGGAAACCTTCGCCCAAAAACAGGAGCATCGCGAATCCTATGATATTGTCATGGCAAGGGCAGTAGCCAGGATGTCCGTTTTAAGTGAACTATGTTTGCCGCTCGTTAAACTGGATGGGACGTTCATTGCCATGAAAGCGGCTAGTGCACAAGATGAAATGGACACAGGGAAGAAGGCCATTTTTACATTAGGCGGAAAAATTGAAGAAATTCATCCTTTCACATTGCCAGAGGAAAATAGTGAAAGAAACATCATTACTGTAAAAAAAGTGAAGAAGACTCCTAAAAAATACCCAAGAAAACCAGGGACACCGAATAAGCAGCCTATTGAATAA
- a CDS encoding mechanosensitive ion channel family protein gives MDRIYDNVTKEILDEKIWLLLGEGIIKIFLVLMLSRIIIRIGKTILNKFFKARLRSPIRVSERREATLIKLLENIITYVINFIALIMILEIFGIEVMPLLAGAGVLGLAVGFGAQSLVKDIITGFFVIFEDHFSVGDYIKINNFEGEVIEIGLRTTKIKSGAGELHFIPNGSIIQVTNYSILNSMAVVDVTIPNDGSVERAEKVLIDLLNSMEGKYDALIKTPEFLGIEKISPEEIVFRIKAETKPMHHIEISRILRIEISAALDSSGIKSTYNGSES, from the coding sequence ATGGATCGCATTTATGATAACGTTACAAAAGAGATATTGGATGAAAAGATATGGCTGCTGTTGGGCGAGGGGATTATTAAAATCTTCCTTGTTCTGATGTTATCGCGTATTATTATTAGAATAGGAAAGACTATTCTGAATAAATTTTTCAAAGCACGTTTAAGGAGTCCCATTCGGGTATCGGAGCGCAGGGAAGCGACACTCATTAAATTGCTCGAAAATATCATTACCTATGTCATCAATTTCATTGCCTTGATAATGATTCTGGAAATTTTCGGAATAGAAGTAATGCCATTACTCGCTGGTGCCGGTGTTCTCGGTTTGGCAGTTGGTTTTGGTGCTCAAAGTTTGGTCAAGGATATAATTACAGGATTTTTCGTTATTTTTGAAGATCATTTCTCGGTTGGGGATTATATTAAAATCAATAATTTTGAAGGGGAAGTCATTGAGATCGGGCTTCGTACAACGAAAATTAAAAGCGGTGCAGGTGAATTGCACTTCATACCCAACGGCAGCATCATCCAGGTCACGAATTATTCCATTTTAAATAGTATGGCTGTTGTTGATGTGACCATACCTAACGATGGATCGGTCGAGCGTGCTGAGAAGGTGCTGATTGATCTTTTAAACAGTATGGAAGGCAAATACGATGCATTGATCAAAACACCTGAATTTTTGGGAATTGAAAAAATTAGTCCTGAAGAAATCGTCTTTCGGATTAAAGCGGAAACAAAGCCGATGCATCACATTGAAATCAGTAGGATATTAAGAATTGAAATAAGTGCTGCGCTTGATTCAAGTGGGATTAAATCTACGTACAATGGCAGCGAGTCATAG
- the rpsF gene encoding 30S ribosomal protein S6: MRKYEIMYIIRPNIEEEAKKALVERFNTILSDNGAEVEAKEWGKRRLAYEINDFRDGYYMLLKVNAESAAIQEFDRLAKISEDIIRHMATREEV; the protein is encoded by the coding sequence ATGAGAAAATACGAAATTATGTATATCATCCGTCCAAACATTGAGGAAGAAGCTAAAAAAGCTTTAGTTGAACGTTTCAACACAATCCTTTCTGATAATGGTGCGGAAGTAGAAGCAAAAGAATGGGGTAAACGCCGTCTTGCATATGAAATCAATGATTTCCGTGATGGTTACTACATGCTTCTTAAAGTTAACGCTGAAAGTGCTGCGATTCAAGAATTCGATCGTCTTGCTAAAATCAGTGAAGACATTATTCGCCACATGGCTACTAGAGAAGAAGTATAA
- a CDS encoding DUF554 domain-containing protein, whose product MVLLGALVNGACILIGSILGRFLQHIPEKIKETVMSGIGLAVMVLGLQMGFKSDNFLVVILSIVGGAVLGEWMNLEARLNSLGNWLERRMKAKEGISISQGFVTATLIFGIGAMAIIGALDSGIRNDHDVLITKAIIDGFTALVLASTLGIGVLFSAFPVILYEGFIAIFSRQINTMIPTALMDSFILEMTATGGVMILAIGLNIIGLTKIRVANLLPGIMITAILVTFMYYV is encoded by the coding sequence ATGGTATTATTAGGGGCTTTGGTGAATGGTGCCTGCATTTTAATCGGTTCGATTTTAGGAAGGTTTTTGCAACATATACCTGAAAAGATAAAAGAAACGGTCATGAGCGGTATCGGTTTGGCCGTCATGGTCCTAGGTTTGCAGATGGGCTTTAAAAGTGATAATTTCCTTGTTGTCATTTTAAGTATTGTCGGAGGGGCTGTCCTCGGTGAATGGATGAATCTTGAGGCCAGGCTGAATTCTTTAGGCAATTGGCTTGAACGCAGGATGAAAGCGAAGGAAGGAATTTCGATATCTCAGGGATTTGTAACGGCTACGCTCATATTTGGCATTGGGGCGATGGCCATCATCGGTGCCCTGGATAGCGGTATCCGGAATGATCATGACGTTTTGATAACAAAAGCGATCATCGATGGATTTACGGCATTGGTCCTCGCCAGTACGCTTGGCATAGGTGTACTTTTTTCAGCATTTCCGGTCATTCTTTATGAGGGGTTCATAGCGATTTTTTCAAGGCAGATCAATACGATGATCCCAACTGCTTTAATGGATTCCTTCATACTGGAAATGACGGCAACTGGGGGAGTCATGATTTTGGCGATTGGTTTGAATATTATCGGTCTGACCAAAATAAGGGTGGCAAATCTGCTTCCGGGCATAATGATCACCGCGATTCTGGTTACTTTCATGTATTATGTATAA